Below is a genomic region from Cronobacter turicensis z3032.
GAGGTTATCAATCGCCCGGTCGATTAACTGGCTGCGATCGTAGGTGGTCACGATTTCAACGCCTTCCGGCAGGCTGGCCTTCAGCGTCTCCAGTTTATCCCTCACTGCCGTGATAACGTCGCGCGCATTTTTACCCCACCGCAGGATCACCACGCCGCCAGCGACTTCTCCCTGGCCGTTCAGCTCGGCAATACCACGCCTCATTTCGGGCCCGGTCTGCACGCGGGCAACATCCCGCAGATAAACCGGCACGCCGTTCTCACCTGTTTTCAGGACGATGTTATTAAAATCATCAATGCTCTGAAGATAACCGCTGGCACGGACCATATACTCCGCTTCGGCCATTTCAACGGATGAGCCACCGGCCTCCTGGTTAGACGATTCAAGTGCCTGTTTCACTTCGGGCAGGCTGATACCGTACTGGGACAGTTTTACCGGATTGACCTGAATCTGGTACTGTTTCACCACGCCGCCAACCGAAGCGACCTCAGCCACGTTCGGGATGGTTTTCAGCTCAAATTTCAGGAACCAGTCCTGCAGAGAGCGCAGTTCTGAAAGGTCGTGTTTTCCGTTGCGATCGACAAGGGCATATTCAAATATCCAGCCCACTCCCGTGGCGTCCGGGCCGATTTCAGAGCTCACACCCGCAGGCAGTTTGCCCTGAACCTGATTCAGGTATTCCAGCACGCGCGAACGGGCCCAGTACAGATCGGTGCCGTCTTCAAAAATGACATACACATACGAATCACCGAACTGTGAAAAGCCACGCACGGTTTTTGCGCCAGGTACGGACAGCATGGTGGTGGTAAGCGGATAGGTGACCTGGTTTTCTACAATCTGCGGGGCCTGTCCGGGATAGCTGGTTTTAATAATGACCTGCACATCTGACAGGTCAGGCAGCGCATCGACCGGCGTGTTAATTATCGTCCATGTGCCCCAGATGCTGAGAAACAGTGCGCCCATCATGACCAGGAAACGGTTGGCGACAGAGCGCCGGATAATCCATTCAATCATCGTCGTCTCCTCAGTGCCCTGAATGCATATTTACAGGCTGCTCAGACATTGCTGGCATACTGTTTTCTGTTTTTTCAGGGTGGCGCATACGTTCCAGCGCGCCCGTAATATTGGCTTCGGAGTCAATGAGGAACAGGCCACTGACCACCACGGTATCGCCTTCATTCAGGCCGGAGCCAATGCCGGACTGTTGCTGTGATTCATGCAGAACGTGGATCTGTTTCGGCACAAACTTGCCTTCATCATCAACAGTAATCACGCGCTGTTCTTTGCCGGTATCGATAACGGCCTGGCTTGGTATCAGCAGCATCTCCTGGCTCTTGGTATTCAGTTTCAGATAGGCATTCATGCCCGGCTTGAGAAACTCATCCTTATTAGAAACCTGGAGACGGACCTGAAGCGTACGGGTTGTCTGATCCACGCTGGGAAGAATGTTCCATTTTTCGACATGGAATGTTTTATCCGGATAAGCCGGTACCGAAATTTCAAACTGCGACGTATCTTTCAGCAGATATGCGATAGATTCTGGCACTGCAGCGCTGATCCAGACCGGGTCCATCCCCTGAATCTGAGCCACTACTTTATCTTTCGAAATATTCATTCCGGTGCGCAGGCCAAACGCAGTAATGACACCATCAATAGGTGCTTTAATGGTAAAACGGGTCTGGATTGTGCGGGTTGAACGCAGCCTTTGAATATCCTCTTCCGGCATACCAGCTAGACGAAGTCGCTCCAGAACCCCTTTTATCTGGGTTGACGTACCGCCTGTACCGGATAACAGCAGGAACTCACTTTGTGCCTCAACCCATTCAGGAATGGTGATATCGATAAGCGGAGTGCCTTTCTTCACATGATCGCCAATCGTCAGGGGATACACTTTTTCGACGAAACCGTCAGAGCGCGCCTGCACAATGACAAACTGATACTCGTTGTAACTGACATTAGCCGGGATTGTCTGAGAATAATTCAGCATTCCTCGCGTGACTTTTTGCGTTTTTAATCCCAGATTCTGAACCTGCGTTGGATCGATACGGATCCCGCCACTGCTTTTATCGCCGCTTTCATCAGCATATTTTGGCACCAGGTCCATATCCATAAAGGGAGATTTCCGGGTTTATCAAATTTGGTATCCGGTTTCATCGGGTCATACCAGAAAAGTACCTTTCGCTCCGGTGCCTTTTGTTCGGTTTGTACTGTTTTTTGTGATGAGTTTACATACTGCCAGGCAGTAACCGATATCAGCCCTCCTGCTATGAGGCTGCTGATAATTATTGCAGCATATTTTATCTTTAAAGAAGCCATACAATTTCTCGCTGAAAAATCAAAACACCTGGCATATGCGCCCGATCATTCATTCACAGTAATCCCTTAATGAATGTTCAGGCGCACTGGATGTATTCGCTCCGGACTGATAATCAGGATTGCGTAACGTTAATGCTTTTGAGTAAGGAGATATTGCCCTGCTGAATAAACGAGAAATCGACATGGTTGCCGGTTTTCAGGGCATTGATAGCGTCGTCTGCATTAACAAAAGTGAAGCGCATGGTCATTGCAGGCCAGCCCACAGCAGGGATTGCTTCGTGCGAAATGGTAATCTTTTTACTATTCATATCAATGTCTTTAACGACACCGGTGCCCTTGATAACCTGCTGTACCGAAGCATCACTGGCAGCATTCATATCGCCATGCTGATGTGTTTCAGCATGAAGACCGGCAGAAAACATGACAGAGAAGGCACCAAATAAAACGGCTTTAAGTGAATTACGCATTTTTAATTTCCTGATTAATTAAATAAATTTACTCTACCCAACCGCCACCCAGCGCGGTAAACAGATTAATTTCGTTAACCTGTCGGGAATAGGTAAGATCGAGAATGGTTTGCTGCGTAGCGAAGA
It encodes:
- the silB gene encoding Putative membrane fusion protein silB, with product MDMDLVPKYADESGDKSSGGIRIDPTQVQNLGLKTQKVTRGMLNYSQTIPANVSYNEYQFVIVQARSDGFVEKVYPLTIGDHVKKGTPLIDITIPEWVEAQSEFLLLSGTGGTSTQIKGVLERLRLAGMPEEDIQRLRSTRTIQTRFTIKAPIDGVITAFGLRTGMNISKDKVVAQIQGMDPVWISAAVPESIAYLLKDTSQFEISVPAYPDKTFHVEKWNILPSVDQTTRTLQVRLQVSNKDEFLKPGMNAYLKLNTKSQEMLLIPSQAVIDTGKEQRVITVDDEGKFVPKQIHVLHESQQQSGIGSGLNEGDTVVVSGLFLIDSEANITGALERMRHPEKTENSMPAMSEQPVNMHSGH
- the cusF gene encoding Cation efflux system protein cusF; translation: MRNSLKAVLFGAFSVMFSAGLHAETHQHGDMNAASDASVQQVIKGTGVVKDIDMNSKKITISHEAIPAVGWPAMTMRFTFVNADDAINALKTGNHVDFSFIQQGNISLLKSINVTQS